The following are from one region of the Salvia splendens isolate huo1 chromosome 2, SspV2, whole genome shotgun sequence genome:
- the LOC121784867 gene encoding protein-ribulosamine 3-kinase, chloroplastic isoform X3 yields the protein MTQMLGPSLSKQTGASGHRCSRGRFWASVPCTRRGLYACLSRLSMELYHLAARTSSWNSSNLVHHGLIKHQAALGRKLAEMHKAGESTKGFGFDVENTIGSTPQINTWTSDWIEFYGVHRLGYQLKLARQQFGDSLIYEKGQRLIKNMAPLFNGAVLEPCLLHGDLWSGNISYDKTGEPLILDPACYFRLHCPNLCCWLLPSFAIIDGHNEAEFGMSWCAGFVGSFYDAYFEVMPKQTGWEERRDLYTLYHYLNHYNLFGSGYRPSAMGIIDDYLRMLGA from the exons GGCCTCAGTGCCATGTACGAGACGAGGACTATACGCGTGCCTCAGCCGTTTAAG TATGGAGCTCTACCATCTGGCGGCTCGTACATCATCATGGAATTCATCGAATTTGGTGCATCACGGTTTAATCAA ACATCAGGCTGCACTAGGAAGGAAGCTTGCTGAGATGCATAAAGCAGGAGAGTCTACGAAAGGCTTTGGTTTCGACGTTGAGAATACAATTGGAAG CACTCCACAGATAAACACGTGGACGTCAGACTGGATCGAGTTCTATGGAGTTCATCGGCTGGGCTACCAATTGAAGCTCGCACGACAGCAGTTTGGGGACTCCTTAATCTACGAAAAAG GACAAAGACTCATCAAGAACATGGCACCTCTTTTCAATGGTGCTGTGCTTGAGCCTTGCCTTCTACATGGAGATTTGTGGAGTGGGAATATAAGCTATGACAAAACTGGCGAACCTCTCATACTCGACCCTGCTTGCTACT TTAGGTTGCACTGCCCTAATCTTTGCTGCTGGCTGCTGCCTTCGTTTGCTATTATAGATGGACACAATGAGGCGGAGTTTGGGATGTCGTGGTGtgctggatttgttggatcGTTCTATGATGCCTACTTTGAG GTGATGCCAAAACAGACAGGGTGGGAGGAGAGGAGGGATCTGTACACATTGTATCACTACCTGAATCACTATAACTTGTTTGGCTCTGGCTACCGGCCATCTGCTATGGGCATCATCGATGACTATCTCAGGATGTTGGGAGCTTAG